A genomic segment from Thermostichus lividus PCC 6715 encodes:
- a CDS encoding thiamine phosphate synthase: MQDLAPILCHARVCRILDANLDRAREGLRVIEEWCRLGCEDAELTATCKELRQTLAGYHTPELRSARQTDHDPGTALTHPQERDRQTLQDVLTANFARVQEALRVIEEYAKLTHADLSAAAKTLRYRVYILEQALSPQSRQGRLRRLHHARLYLVTSPSDRLLERVEAALKGGLRLVQYRDKTNDDQTRLKIAQQLQALCQRYGALFLVNDRVDIAVGANADGVHLGQTDLPIALARQILGGDRLVGCSTTNPQELERALQEGADYVGVGPVFATPTKPGKAAVGFDYLQYARHHCSIPQFAIGGIDASTIGEVIAAGATHVAVVRAIMDAADPQQATQDLLQHLHEGNQP; encoded by the coding sequence ATGCAAGATTTAGCTCCCATTCTTTGCCACGCTAGGGTGTGCCGGATTTTGGATGCCAACCTCGATCGCGCCCGCGAAGGCCTACGGGTGATTGAGGAATGGTGTCGCTTGGGGTGTGAAGATGCCGAACTCACCGCCACCTGTAAAGAGCTACGGCAAACGCTGGCGGGTTACCATACGCCGGAATTGCGCTCAGCACGGCAAACCGATCACGATCCGGGTACAGCGTTGACGCATCCCCAGGAGCGCGATCGCCAGACGCTACAGGACGTCCTCACTGCTAACTTTGCCCGGGTTCAAGAGGCGCTGCGCGTCATCGAAGAGTATGCCAAACTCACTCACGCTGACCTAAGTGCGGCAGCAAAAACATTGCGCTATCGGGTGTATATCCTTGAACAAGCGTTATCCCCCCAGTCTCGGCAGGGACGTTTGCGACGCTTGCACCACGCACGGCTATACCTAGTGACCTCCCCAAGCGATCGCCTGCTTGAGCGTGTTGAAGCTGCCCTCAAAGGTGGGTTGCGACTGGTGCAGTACCGCGATAAAACGAATGATGACCAAACCCGCTTGAAGATCGCACAGCAGCTACAGGCTCTGTGCCAGCGTTATGGTGCCCTGTTTCTGGTGAACGATCGCGTCGATATTGCCGTGGGTGCCAATGCCGATGGGGTGCATTTGGGACAAACGGATCTTCCTATTGCCCTTGCTCGACAGATTCTAGGGGGCGATCGCCTAGTGGGATGCTCCACCACCAACCCCCAAGAACTCGAGCGCGCCTTGCAGGAGGGTGCAGACTACGTCGGTGTTGGCCCCGTTTTTGCCACCCCTACTAAACCTGGAAAAGCTGCGGTGGGGTTTGACTATCTTCAGTACGCCCGCCACCACTGCTCGATCCCCCAGTTTGCCATTGGCGGTATCGATGCCAGTACTATTGGCGAGGTTATTGCGGCGGGTGCCACCCATGTCGCAGTGGTACGCGCCATTATGGACGCTGCTGATCCACAACAGGCCACCCAAGACCTACTTCAACACTTGCACGAGGGGAACCAACCATGA
- the ygfZ gene encoding CAF17-like 4Fe-4S cluster assembly/insertion protein YgfZ: MATVLVHQEWVDLLVSPQRRAFLLQWLDKYIFFGDDVQVSDLTASSYCYRLFGEVAHTIRHTLGLPEFTTPYQHVTVAQGGRSLTVAATSGLALPGFTLWSDRPLTDWLGTYPQLQDPEWEHIRIRQGRPAADAELTEDYNPLEARLGHTLSFDKGCYIGQETIARLNTYQGVKQHLWGLDLNGCVTVPTPLFLAGEKVGLLTSCTPLGSGAFGLGYVRTKVGGAGLTLQVSSNRQAQVVEVPFLRTVA; encoded by the coding sequence TTGGCAACCGTCTTGGTGCATCAGGAGTGGGTCGATCTACTCGTCTCCCCCCAACGGCGGGCGTTTTTACTGCAATGGTTGGATAAATACATCTTCTTTGGCGATGACGTCCAAGTGAGCGATCTGACCGCCAGTAGCTATTGCTATCGGCTGTTTGGGGAGGTTGCCCACACCATTCGGCACACCCTTGGCCTGCCTGAGTTCACCACCCCTTACCAACACGTTACTGTGGCGCAGGGGGGCCGTTCCCTAACGGTGGCCGCCACGAGTGGCCTTGCCCTGCCGGGGTTCACCCTCTGGAGCGATCGCCCCCTCACAGATTGGCTTGGCACCTATCCCCAACTGCAAGACCCTGAATGGGAGCACATCCGCATTCGCCAAGGCCGACCTGCGGCAGATGCCGAACTCACCGAAGACTACAACCCCCTTGAAGCTCGCCTCGGCCATACCCTGTCTTTTGACAAGGGCTGCTACATTGGCCAAGAAACCATTGCTCGCCTTAACACCTACCAAGGGGTGAAGCAACACCTGTGGGGACTCGACCTCAACGGTTGCGTGACGGTACCCACCCCTCTATTTCTTGCGGGGGAAAAGGTTGGCCTACTAACCAGTTGCACCCCCCTAGGGAGCGGTGCTTTTGGCTTGGGCTATGTCCGCACCAAAGTGGGAGGGGCTGGGTTGACCTTACAGGTGAGCAGTAACCGTCAGGCGCAGGTGGTCGAGGTGCCCTTCTTAAGAACTGTTGCTTAA
- a CDS encoding helix-turn-helix domain-containing protein: protein MPDLTAQQAEKLTEIGTFLHEKRLELGLSLEDLAAKTLVRQSILAAIEKGALDELPEAIYTQGFIRRFADAMGLDGKSLAAHFPTMAESARPIDKPTRGVTGIGFQLRPIHLYLTYFAVVVAAVAGLAYLFRPQPQSITDVRPVPTPEATNPSPSPAHQTTSSPDPTASPNAVMATDPSLAPTPSSDVVDVKLSLSGASWLEVEADGKVVYTGILEAGTERSWQAKERLIVRTGNAGDVKVSVNNGPATPMGAVGEVTEKEYVVGQATPGSTATSTIPDASVPN, encoded by the coding sequence ATGCCCGATTTGACCGCTCAACAGGCAGAAAAACTTACAGAAATTGGCACCTTTCTGCATGAAAAACGGTTAGAGCTTGGCCTCAGCCTCGAGGACTTGGCCGCTAAAACCCTTGTGCGCCAGTCCATTCTGGCCGCCATTGAGAAAGGTGCCTTAGATGAATTGCCTGAGGCTATCTACACCCAAGGATTTATTCGCCGCTTTGCTGATGCGATGGGTCTAGATGGCAAAAGTTTAGCAGCGCATTTTCCGACGATGGCCGAATCTGCAAGACCGATTGATAAGCCCACAAGGGGTGTCACTGGCATTGGTTTTCAACTGCGTCCCATTCATCTGTATCTCACCTACTTTGCTGTGGTGGTGGCAGCAGTGGCGGGGTTAGCCTATCTGTTTCGCCCCCAACCTCAAAGTATTACGGATGTTCGCCCAGTGCCTACCCCTGAAGCAACGAATCCAAGTCCTAGCCCAGCCCATCAGACGACATCCTCGCCTGACCCCACGGCCAGCCCCAATGCCGTCATGGCCACTGACCCCAGTCTAGCCCCAACCCCCAGTAGTGACGTCGTTGATGTGAAGCTGTCACTGTCGGGAGCCTCTTGGCTAGAAGTTGAAGCGGATGGGAAGGTGGTGTATACGGGGATTCTTGAGGCGGGCACCGAGCGCAGTTGGCAGGCCAAGGAACGATTGATTGTCCGCACGGGCAACGCGGGGGATGTGAAGGTGAGTGTCAATAACGGCCCAGCGACCCCTATGGGAGCGGTGGGGGAAGTCACTGAAAAAGAATATGTGGTAGGACAAGCGACCCCTGGCAGTACCGCAACCTCGACGATTCCTGATGCGTCAGTGCCTAATTAG
- the hisF gene encoding imidazole glycerol phosphate synthase subunit HisF yields the protein MLAKRILPCLDVKAGRVVKGVNFVNLRDAGDPVELAQAYNAAGADELVFLDITATHEERNILIDVVYRTADQVFIPLTVGGGIQSLSMIKDLLRAGADKVSLNSAAVRQPDLVNQASDRFGAQCIVVAIDARRVPGTDQPRWQVYVRGGREATGLDAVAWAVEMAQRGAGELLITSMDADGTQAGYDLALTRAIAEQVEIPVIASGGAGTCDHIRAALTEGKAEAALLASLLHYGQLTIAEIKAHLARHQVPVRQ from the coding sequence ATGCTTGCCAAACGAATACTCCCCTGTCTTGATGTCAAGGCTGGACGGGTCGTCAAGGGAGTGAATTTTGTCAATCTGCGGGATGCAGGCGATCCAGTGGAGCTAGCCCAAGCCTATAATGCAGCGGGAGCTGATGAACTGGTGTTTCTGGATATTACGGCAACCCACGAAGAACGAAATATTCTCATTGATGTGGTGTACCGTACAGCGGATCAAGTGTTTATTCCTCTCACTGTGGGCGGTGGTATTCAGTCCCTCAGCATGATTAAGGATCTTCTGCGTGCCGGAGCCGACAAAGTCAGCCTCAACTCCGCAGCGGTGCGGCAGCCAGATTTAGTGAATCAGGCCAGCGATCGCTTTGGTGCCCAATGTATTGTGGTCGCCATTGATGCTCGCCGCGTGCCCGGCACAGATCAGCCCCGCTGGCAGGTCTATGTACGGGGTGGACGGGAAGCCACAGGGTTAGATGCAGTGGCATGGGCAGTGGAAATGGCACAGCGAGGAGCAGGCGAACTGCTGATCACAAGTATGGATGCCGATGGCACTCAAGCGGGCTATGATCTGGCGCTCACCCGTGCCATTGCCGAGCAAGTGGAAATCCCCGTCATTGCGTCCGGTGGAGCGGGCACCTGTGATCACATTCGGGCAGCCCTGACCGAGGGCAAAGCTGAAGCAGCGCTGCTGGCTTCCCTCCTTCACTATGGCCAACTAACCATCGCCGAAATCAAAGCCCATTTGGCTCGCCATCAAGTGCCCGTGCGGCAATGA
- a CDS encoding class I SAM-dependent methyltransferase, translating into MTSAAEITAAVRQLYNTYPFPPEPILDEPPPGYNWRWSWPAAYSFCTGRYPSRLDVAILDAGCGTGVGTEYLAHLNPHAQVMAIDLSEGALEIAQERCRRSRAHNVQFQHRSLYDVAHLGQTFDMINCVGVLHHLPDPARGIQALANVLAPGGILHVFVYGELGRWEIKLMQRAIALLQGSDRSNYPQGVAIGRQIFAALPEGNRLKKREQERWSLDNQRDECFADMYVHPQEIDYTIASLFELIAASGLEFVGFSNPRLWQLERLLGTQPDLLARAQHLSPLEQYQLIEALDPEAMTHYEFFLAKPPLVRQDWSADAQVLAAIPYRHPCLDGWPGGCVFNCHYDVIYLNAAEQQFLAAANGQATVADLLAQQPEVSLEQVRSLLEQQLILLAPGGASWPTY; encoded by the coding sequence ATGACATCTGCCGCTGAGATTACCGCTGCGGTACGGCAATTGTATAACACCTATCCGTTTCCGCCGGAACCCATTCTCGATGAGCCACCTCCGGGCTACAACTGGCGGTGGTCATGGCCAGCTGCCTATAGCTTTTGTACAGGACGCTATCCCTCCCGCTTAGATGTAGCGATTTTGGATGCGGGATGTGGCACAGGAGTGGGAACGGAGTACTTGGCGCATTTGAACCCCCACGCCCAAGTTATGGCAATTGATCTGAGTGAAGGAGCACTGGAGATTGCTCAGGAGCGTTGTCGGCGATCGCGCGCCCACAACGTGCAGTTTCAGCACCGCAGTCTTTACGATGTGGCTCACTTGGGGCAAACCTTTGACATGATTAACTGTGTGGGGGTGCTGCACCACCTGCCAGACCCCGCAAGAGGAATTCAAGCCCTAGCGAACGTGCTGGCACCCGGTGGGATTCTCCATGTTTTTGTCTATGGCGAACTGGGACGCTGGGAAATTAAGCTGATGCAGCGTGCCATTGCCTTGCTCCAAGGGAGCGATCGCAGCAACTATCCCCAAGGGGTTGCCATTGGTCGGCAGATCTTTGCTGCCCTGCCGGAGGGGAACCGCCTCAAAAAACGCGAACAGGAACGCTGGAGCCTAGACAATCAGCGGGATGAATGCTTTGCAGATATGTACGTTCATCCGCAGGAAATTGACTACACCATTGCCAGTCTCTTTGAGCTGATTGCCGCGTCGGGGCTAGAATTTGTGGGGTTTTCTAACCCGCGTCTGTGGCAGTTGGAGCGACTGTTGGGCACTCAGCCGGACTTACTAGCGCGAGCACAACACCTATCCCCCCTGGAGCAGTACCAACTAATTGAAGCCCTTGATCCGGAGGCCATGACCCACTACGAATTCTTCTTGGCGAAGCCACCCCTCGTGCGTCAGGACTGGTCAGCCGATGCTCAGGTCTTGGCAGCAATTCCTTACCGTCACCCCTGCTTAGATGGCTGGCCGGGGGGCTGTGTGTTTAATTGCCACTACGATGTCATTTACCTGAATGCAGCGGAGCAGCAGTTTCTGGCAGCGGCTAATGGCCAAGCTACCGTTGCCGATCTGTTGGCACAGCAGCCTGAGGTTTCCCTTGAACAGGTGCGATCGCTCCTTGAGCAGCAGTTGATTCTCTTGGCACCCGGAGGGGCATCATGGCCGACCTATTAA
- a CDS encoding gluconeogenesis factor YvcK family protein produces MRRANKARQLSATLRPARRKLRLWSQWLLPGLLVKRWLLISTVGVLLASLGLAISVNLTPVFYTLQFIEQLLQTLARFVPSYVSGPLLFLGGIALIWWGYARTLGSITQVLLPDDDKALVERLLTHRRLERGPKIVAIGGGTGLSTLLRGLKVFSANITAIVTMADDGGSSGRLRREIGVLPPGDIRNCLAALADEEKLVTELFQYRFDAGDGLAGHSFGNLFLTAMTNITGDLERAIATSSAVLAIRGQVLPATLTDMTLWARLADGRLIHGESNITAAKGQIVEIGCSPPAPTALPRALQAIRDADYIILGPGSLYTSVIPNLLVPDIAQALAERRCPCVYVCNIMTQPGETDGYRVSDHVRALDKVTGDRLFDAILVQKYPPSSAHLSHYRQQGSDVVAIDRDELARLNCRLILADVMDETTPTVRHDSQKLATILMRWYGRVQSL; encoded by the coding sequence ATGAGGAGAGCGAATAAGGCTCGTCAACTTTCGGCAACTCTGCGACCTGCTCGCCGTAAATTGCGCCTCTGGTCTCAATGGTTGCTGCCAGGGCTACTGGTAAAGCGTTGGCTGTTAATTAGTACGGTTGGGGTACTCCTAGCGAGCCTTGGCCTAGCCATTAGCGTTAACCTAACCCCTGTTTTTTACACGCTACAGTTTATCGAGCAACTGCTGCAAACCTTGGCACGCTTTGTGCCCAGCTATGTGAGTGGTCCCCTCCTCTTTTTGGGTGGCATTGCCCTAATTTGGTGGGGCTATGCCCGTACCCTTGGCTCCATTACCCAAGTGCTGCTGCCGGACGATGACAAAGCGCTTGTGGAACGATTGCTGACCCATCGGCGCCTAGAGCGCGGACCTAAAATTGTGGCCATTGGCGGTGGCACGGGGCTATCGACCCTATTGCGGGGCTTAAAAGTGTTTAGTGCCAACATTACGGCCATTGTGACGATGGCGGACGATGGTGGCTCTTCAGGGCGACTGCGGCGGGAAATTGGGGTCTTGCCGCCAGGGGATATTCGCAACTGTTTAGCCGCCTTGGCGGATGAAGAAAAGTTAGTGACAGAGCTATTCCAGTATCGTTTTGATGCGGGGGATGGGTTGGCAGGCCATAGCTTTGGCAATTTATTTTTAACGGCCATGACCAACATTACGGGGGATCTCGAGCGGGCGATCGCCACCAGTTCTGCTGTGCTCGCCATTCGCGGTCAGGTTCTACCGGCCACTCTGACGGACATGACCCTTTGGGCACGCCTTGCGGATGGTCGTTTAATCCATGGCGAATCGAACATCACCGCAGCCAAAGGACAAATTGTTGAAATTGGCTGCTCGCCGCCTGCGCCGACTGCACTGCCGCGTGCGCTCCAAGCGATTCGCGATGCCGACTACATCATCCTTGGTCCGGGCAGCCTCTATACCAGTGTTATCCCCAACTTGCTGGTGCCGGATATTGCCCAAGCTCTTGCCGAGCGTCGCTGTCCCTGTGTTTACGTGTGTAACATCATGACACAGCCGGGGGAAACCGATGGGTATCGGGTGAGCGATCACGTGCGAGCCTTAGATAAGGTAACGGGCGATCGCCTCTTTGATGCCATTCTCGTCCAAAAATATCCCCCCAGTTCCGCCCACCTTAGCCACTATAGGCAACAAGGCAGCGACGTTGTAGCCATCGATCGCGACGAACTGGCACGCCTCAACTGCCGCTTAATTTTGGCGGATGTGATGGATGAAACCACCCCCACAGTGCGCCATGACTCGCAAAAGCTAGCGACGATCTTGATGCGTTGGTATGGTCGGGTGCAATCCCTGTGA
- a CDS encoding peptidoglycan D,D-transpeptidase FtsI family protein: MTTAKAVATPKPIAAGRIWLILIFLLGAMAGVAARLVYLQVLERDTLAEKARQQQQHYTPPTLARYPITDRRDTVVALDRPVFTLFAHPSHFKVEPTAIAHALAPLLGQSPTQLLAKFGTYPTGVPIAYEVSEEVAAKIRALNYDGLELNQAWQRIYPQQELMAGIVGYVDREHKGQAGIEFSQNDFLQVRNPQPLLSMNGLGQWLPALAPTDPQVLTQGYHVRLTVDSRLQQTARQALRQQLRKFNAKRGTVLVLEVASGALRALVSEPSYNPNQYYRADPALFRNWAVSDLYEPGSTFKPINTAIALELNAITPNTVLPDEGRIMVGGWPIQNSDFSQRGGRGALTISQVLGYSSNVAMVHMMNRIPRRHYYRYLHRLGLTQKVGSDLPFETAAQLKPAEQFIHYPIESATAAFGQGLSLTPLHLVQLLGAIANGGELVVPHVIEGLYDENGHLQRQPRRAEPRRVFSERTSTEVINMLGEVVRSGTGKPAHIPGYRLGGKTGTAQKAVGGTYGNQRITSFAAVFPLEQPQYVILAVVDEPQGDDAYGSTVAIPIVKAVTESLITIEGIPPPIPKNYGDPLLQHRCHNRKEHSRRMLWYSVFLPRWWRSLWCF, encoded by the coding sequence ATGACGACGGCCAAAGCAGTTGCCACGCCAAAGCCCATCGCCGCTGGTCGTATTTGGCTGATTCTGATCTTTTTACTGGGTGCCATGGCCGGTGTCGCAGCACGGCTAGTCTATCTACAGGTTCTCGAACGAGACACCCTAGCAGAAAAAGCCCGCCAGCAACAGCAACACTACACCCCCCCAACTTTGGCACGCTACCCGATCACCGATCGCCGGGATACGGTTGTTGCCCTAGATCGACCTGTTTTTACCCTTTTTGCCCATCCATCTCACTTTAAGGTGGAGCCAACGGCGATCGCCCATGCCCTAGCCCCACTCCTAGGACAGTCCCCCACTCAACTGCTGGCGAAGTTTGGCACCTATCCCACCGGCGTGCCTATTGCCTACGAGGTGAGCGAGGAGGTTGCAGCTAAAATTCGCGCCCTCAATTACGACGGCTTAGAACTGAATCAGGCATGGCAGCGCATTTACCCCCAGCAAGAGTTAATGGCAGGCATCGTTGGCTATGTGGATCGGGAGCACAAGGGACAAGCGGGGATTGAGTTTAGCCAAAATGACTTTTTACAAGTGCGCAACCCCCAACCGTTGCTCTCCATGAATGGCTTGGGGCAGTGGTTACCAGCCCTTGCCCCCACGGATCCTCAGGTGCTCACTCAGGGCTATCATGTGCGCCTGACGGTGGATAGCCGCTTACAGCAGACGGCTCGCCAAGCCCTGCGGCAACAGTTGCGGAAATTTAATGCCAAGCGGGGCACTGTTTTGGTTCTAGAGGTAGCCTCGGGGGCACTGCGGGCACTGGTGTCTGAACCCTCCTACAACCCCAATCAGTACTACCGTGCGGATCCAGCGTTATTCCGTAATTGGGCGGTTTCAGATTTGTATGAGCCGGGATCGACCTTTAAGCCCATCAATACGGCGATCGCCCTTGAACTCAATGCCATTACCCCCAATACTGTGCTTCCGGATGAGGGGCGAATTATGGTGGGTGGGTGGCCGATCCAAAATAGTGACTTTAGCCAGCGGGGGGGGCGTGGTGCGCTGACGATTAGCCAAGTCTTGGGCTATTCGAGCAATGTGGCAATGGTTCACATGATGAACCGCATTCCCAGGCGCCATTACTATCGCTATCTGCATCGGTTGGGGTTAACCCAAAAAGTGGGCAGCGATCTCCCCTTTGAAACTGCCGCCCAACTCAAGCCAGCGGAGCAGTTTATTCACTATCCCATTGAGTCGGCCACGGCTGCCTTTGGCCAAGGATTATCCCTGACCCCTCTGCATTTAGTGCAATTACTGGGGGCGATCGCCAACGGCGGCGAACTGGTGGTTCCCCACGTCATTGAGGGGCTTTACGATGAAAATGGTCATCTGCAACGGCAGCCAAGGCGCGCCGAACCCCGACGAGTCTTTTCTGAGCGTACTAGCACTGAGGTAATCAACATGCTGGGGGAGGTGGTGCGCTCAGGCACCGGCAAGCCTGCCCATATTCCTGGTTATCGCTTAGGCGGCAAAACAGGGACAGCGCAAAAAGCCGTTGGCGGCACCTACGGAAATCAGCGTATTACCAGTTTTGCAGCGGTGTTTCCCCTTGAGCAGCCGCAGTACGTGATTTTAGCGGTTGTGGATGAACCCCAAGGGGATGATGCCTACGGCTCTACTGTGGCAATTCCCATTGTGAAAGCGGTCACTGAGTCTCTGATTACGATTGAGGGGATTCCCCCTCCCATCCCGAAGAATTACGGCGACCCGCTGCTGCAACATCGGTGCCACAATAGGAAAGAACACAGCAGAAGGATGTTATGGTACAGCGTTTTCTTGCCACGGTGGTGGCGATCGTTGTGGTGCTTTTGA
- the rsmH gene encoding 16S rRNA (cytosine(1402)-N(4))-methyltransferase RsmH, producing the protein MQNLEFSGYHQPVLAAAVLDALQPKAGGLYLDATVGGGGHTALLLSAAPTCRVVAIDQDPMALAAAQEFLRPFGDRVQFWQGNFADFRVTEPMFDGILADLGVSSAQLDRGDRGFSFRFDAPLDMRMNPNQSLTAATVINHYSEQDLADIFYEYGEERFSRRIARHIVARRPLHTTQELAQLVARTLKSSPRQRIHPATRVFQALRIYVNRELEVLDQFLALSPRWLVPQGRLAIISFHSLEDRRVKQAWRQTPLLTALNRKPIVADDTEVASNPRSRSAKLRIAARTFA; encoded by the coding sequence ATGCAAAATCTAGAGTTTTCAGGCTATCATCAGCCAGTACTGGCCGCTGCGGTGCTCGATGCCCTTCAACCTAAGGCGGGTGGGTTATATCTAGATGCGACGGTGGGGGGAGGTGGGCATACTGCGCTACTACTGAGCGCTGCACCAACCTGTCGGGTAGTGGCGATCGATCAAGACCCCATGGCCTTGGCGGCAGCCCAGGAGTTCCTCAGGCCGTTTGGCGATCGCGTCCAGTTTTGGCAGGGGAATTTTGCCGATTTTAGGGTGACTGAACCCATGTTTGATGGCATTTTAGCGGATTTGGGGGTGAGTTCAGCCCAGCTAGATCGTGGCGATCGCGGCTTTAGTTTCCGTTTTGACGCTCCGTTGGATATGCGCATGAACCCGAATCAGTCCCTTACTGCAGCCACTGTGATTAACCACTACAGTGAGCAGGATCTAGCCGATATTTTCTACGAGTATGGCGAAGAGCGCTTTTCCCGCCGTATTGCCCGCCACATTGTGGCACGTCGTCCCCTCCACACCACCCAAGAACTGGCACAATTGGTGGCACGAACCCTGAAATCGTCGCCCCGCCAACGCATTCATCCGGCCACGCGGGTGTTTCAGGCGCTGCGCATTTACGTAAATCGGGAATTGGAGGTGCTGGATCAGTTCTTAGCGCTGTCTCCCCGCTGGTTGGTTCCCCAAGGTCGCCTTGCAATCATTAGCTTCCACAGTCTGGAAGATCGGCGGGTAAAGCAAGCATGGCGGCAGACCCCCCTATTGACGGCGCTGAATCGTAAACCTATTGTTGCCGACGATACAGAAGTTGCGAGCAACCCCCGCTCACGATCGGCAAAGTTGCGAATTGCAGCGCGCACTTTTGCATGA
- a CDS encoding Npun_F5560 family protein — MNDHPLSAPSLNVADELLVRDQLVQQLSEELYQLMVQHPELFVRFYQARKAEAANAEALQRLQQQIQDVEARIATYQEQILAYQQQAQERESEVTALKQQVIELGDRNQMLERVIQEMPEVYRQKFSERLKQVQLKVEHLQKENDQLRSELRHMQALLAAQSRQQQQGLPSLQPARVSLIPSFGNA, encoded by the coding sequence GTGAACGATCATCCCCTGAGCGCCCCCTCCCTCAACGTAGCCGATGAACTGCTGGTACGGGATCAGCTAGTGCAGCAGCTTTCAGAGGAACTGTATCAGTTAATGGTGCAGCACCCTGAGTTGTTTGTGCGCTTTTATCAAGCTCGCAAAGCAGAAGCAGCCAATGCTGAAGCACTACAGCGCCTACAGCAGCAAATTCAAGACGTTGAAGCGCGTATTGCCACCTACCAAGAGCAAATCCTTGCCTATCAGCAGCAAGCCCAGGAGCGGGAGTCGGAAGTCACTGCTCTGAAACAGCAAGTCATTGAACTGGGCGATCGCAACCAAATGCTAGAGCGAGTGATTCAGGAGATGCCCGAAGTCTATCGTCAAAAATTCAGTGAACGCCTGAAGCAAGTCCAACTGAAAGTCGAGCATCTACAAAAAGAAAATGATCAACTGCGCAGTGAACTGCGGCATATGCAAGCACTACTTGCAGCACAATCGCGCCAGCAGCAGCAGGGTCTTCCCTCCTTACAACCAGCTCGCGTGAGCCTGATTCCCAGCTTTGGCAATGCCTGA
- the psbP gene encoding photosystem II reaction center PsbP — MVQRFLATVVAIVVVLLTGCSATSGLQAFVDSYDGYEFLYPRGWVQVQVDGPADVVFHDIIQTTENVSVVVNSVSSTQSLEDLGSPEEVGDRLLRNIIAPSESGRSSALIGASSQKADGKTYYILEYAVTLPGDAQTARQRHNLSSITLSRGNVYTLSVSAPEERWPKVEDQFKAIVASFTVY, encoded by the coding sequence ATGGTACAGCGTTTTCTTGCCACGGTGGTGGCGATCGTTGTGGTGCTTTTGACCGGGTGTAGCGCCACCAGTGGTCTGCAAGCCTTTGTCGATAGCTATGACGGCTATGAATTCCTCTATCCGCGGGGATGGGTACAGGTACAGGTGGATGGTCCGGCAGACGTGGTTTTCCACGATATTATTCAAACGACAGAAAATGTGAGTGTTGTGGTCAACAGTGTCTCTAGCACTCAATCCCTTGAAGACTTGGGTTCCCCGGAAGAGGTAGGCGATCGTCTCTTGCGCAACATCATTGCCCCCAGCGAAAGCGGGCGCAGTTCTGCCCTCATTGGCGCCAGTTCTCAGAAAGCTGATGGCAAAACCTACTACATCCTTGAGTATGCCGTCACCTTGCCGGGAGACGCTCAAACCGCACGGCAGCGCCATAACCTCTCGAGTATTACCCTGAGCCGAGGTAACGTTTATACCCTCAGCGTCTCTGCGCCAGAGGAGCGCTGGCCGAAGGTTGAAGACCAATTTAAGGCAATTGTTGCCTCATTTACCGTATATTAG
- a CDS encoding DUF3177 family protein encodes MPLELLRSLVWMDYRLAVLFTVVLPLLLLLWATIQNVPAISHLLVIYWRVASLLAITVYLMMPQWPVAYVTGFMALVLIPISLWFWVDLNEEINDRQDLIGQVFSSWRWAVTLYCVLAAVGQAFYLPCAFVPGAVATPSCHVWLEAPLLFKDMFHAQARPGTLGFFAAVALVIYVLYLSYFVFVRLPKQGRSATGL; translated from the coding sequence ATGCCCCTTGAACTTCTGCGATCGCTAGTATGGATGGATTATCGCCTTGCCGTGCTCTTTACCGTGGTGCTGCCCCTGCTGTTGCTGTTGTGGGCCACCATCCAGAATGTGCCGGCGATTAGCCATCTGCTAGTGATTTATTGGCGTGTGGCGAGTTTGCTAGCAATTACGGTGTATCTGATGATGCCGCAGTGGCCGGTGGCCTACGTTACTGGTTTCATGGCCTTGGTGCTCATTCCCATTAGCCTTTGGTTTTGGGTCGATCTCAACGAAGAAATTAACGATCGCCAAGACTTAATCGGTCAAGTCTTTAGTAGTTGGCGGTGGGCAGTCACGCTCTACTGTGTCTTAGCAGCAGTCGGTCAAGCCTTTTATCTGCCCTGCGCCTTCGTACCCGGAGCGGTGGCAACCCCCAGTTGTCACGTGTGGCTAGAAGCACCCCTCCTGTTCAAGGATATGTTCCATGCCCAAGCGCGGCCGGGCACCCTTGGTTTCTTTGCCGCAGTGGCCTTAGTGATTTATGTGCTGTACCTGAGCTATTTTGTCTTTGTGCGGTTACCTAAGCAGGGGCGATCAGCCACTGGCCTATGA